The Liolophura sinensis isolate JHLJ2023 chromosome 8, CUHK_Ljap_v2, whole genome shotgun sequence sequence ATTCCAGGTAATGTTTTTGTGACTTTTGCCAAGATTTCCTTAAACTTCAGAAAGAGTTCTATGCTGatattttacatcaaatcagtgttaaaaTTCATCATTGTTGACGTTTTGACCTATGCCGTTATAGCAAGTACAGTTTTATGTCAAACTAGGCCTCGTTATCTTGgcaaattgtttcatttttaaccaTACatagtttattaattttaaacaaCAAAGCAACGCTTTAGTCGCAAAACCACACTTTGTTACAAATTATGTTACATACCAGAGACCGAAAATTTAGATCGCAAATTGTTACACAGCATCCTGAAGAAGGTTGACATCGTGATCTACGAAAAATCGTCTGCAATGACTACCCTCGCATAAAGTACCCGATTAAAGATGAACCGCAAATTGTCTTACGTCATGGATATCCGTGTACGTTGAAATTGTTGCTTTTTTTAATGGAAAGTAATCCAGAATATTGCGATTTATTCCAAGAACTGGCATGAGCGCGTCAAACTACGGATCCATGAGGCGGTTAATTGAAGTCAAGTAAAAACAagcgtaaattacaaaatttttaTATTAGGTCCTCGGTTGGAATGAGCACCAGTAATGATGACGTTGCAAATACTGCACTTCACTATGGGGGCATTAAAGCGGTATATATTTTGACGGGGTAAACATTGGAGTTTGCCCATGTGAGCGTATCTGTTACCCAACAAGAGGTTATAAAACTTGTTTACTGGAAAGGGACGGGTCATTTAGCCAGGAGAACTCGAACGAAGATGTTCGCAACAAGTTGTAGGACCAGGCTTTCGCACTCTGTAAGTATTTCCAAGATTCAGTTCGCCCAGCTCTCTGCGTCAAATTGTGTTTGACCGTGAAAATTTGACATGGCCAGTTGCAGCTTGCAGCTAGGTTACATGTATTCTACTGACAGCGTCGCTAAAATCAGTGGGGTCTCAGGCTCAACTGGTTatagacaacaatcaaacacACAAGAATGACAATTAAAAGGGGTaatgttggggggggggggggaatttgaaatatatttattacgAATAAAATGGCTGTATGTTTCCAATGGCAGTGAGACTGACCTCCGGCTAACACGTAAATACGCCTATACTTAaaagcaattttattttatctgtcaGACAAGAGGATCCAGAAAAACTGATTTTCCCTCCCACTGATAAACGATACATTTTCCCTGTGTTGTACTGCCTCCAGATTTGTTAAAGAAGAGAAATAATAAAGATGGCCATGTGAGATAGTAAACATGAGTGGTGTAGCAGTGGTATGGAGAGGTAGATATGGGTTACCGGTGTACCTGAAGTCCGAATTTGATAGCAGAGCGGTTCATACCGCTTGGTACAGGTTATAACTGATACCAACAGTTAGGTATAGGCTACTATCTTCCTGCTGGTGTTCAAATGTGaagggatatacatgtaaatgtaactacTGAAATCCATATGCCTTATCAGGGGTTGTAGATTCTTTTGAAAGGTTAATTATGTCAACTGTTGATAATGTGTTATATAATATCCCAGcattataattaaaatgaaaccGCAAATTTGTATTGCACCAAGTGTAGGATATTTCTTCTTCCTGAATAATTGTTCACAATATTGGTTGTACGATGCCCTGCCCCCGAATCAAGTCGCATCATACTCGATCTGTTTGAGTCATACGTACACTGTGTTCTGTTCATGCAAAGAGTATATAATTTCCTTtgcaaaaataaacattgcagtgcattgtattttgttaaaatggtaacatatgatatatacatcacgagactacatgtacatgtgtacaaaataaggatacatgtatatcactacAGAATGACTCTGTATATCCCAGTTCCCTGCACCTATACTCTAGTTTGGCTTCTTTGGCCTTTGACAATGTTAcattatatttaaatgtatactaCGTTGTTTCCCACTCATAAGTGTCCCTTAGATCAAGTTTTACACATACAAATTACCACATGAAGTCACAGTGGAATCTGATGATATTTTAGTGGAATCTGATGATATTTCTGatatagggggcctccgtggtcagtcggttagcgcaatgacccagaagcctctcgcgaatgcggtcgctatgaattcaagtccagctcatgctggcttcctctccggccgtaagtgagaaggtctgccagcatcctgctggatggttgtgggttttccctcgggctctgcccgatttcctcccaccataaggctggtcgccgtcgtataagtgaaatattcttgagtatggcgtaaaacaccaatcaaataaataaataaatgaataaatattttggatGTAAATTTGCTTCTTTCAGTTGAACTTGGTGCGGAGATTACAGAGCACCCTTGTGGTAGCAGAGCACAACAATGAGAAGTTAACTCCAGTGACCCTGAATGCCATCACAGCAGCCAGCAAGATGGGAGGGGATCTTGTCTGCTTGGTGGCTGGTACACAGTGTGCTAAGGTGGGTGGTACTGAATGTGTACATGGAAAATATTCAACAAGGTAACTTGAAGagcatacattatacatgtggaTACTGTTTGACAggtgaaagatttttttaaaggtTACTGTTTTTACTACCTTTCACAAAGTAACAAAACTTAGTTTTTTTATCATTCACATCAATAGCTTGTTCTgaataagaaaaagaaatatgtatTGTTGTAAGATTTGACCATTCCATGGGGATGACTTAATTCAAAAGGCAGATCCTACAACACTGTCTATTGTTTTGTCATTTGAGACAGTAACAGGAGGAAATTGCTTGAAAATAGAAATGGTATTTCTACAGATTTTACTGAAAAACACAAACCGAACACGCTTTTCATCTGTTAATATCATAGGTAGCAGAAGAGGCCAGCAAGATCAAAGGGGTGAAGAAGATTCTACTAGCTGATAATGAGGCTTTTAAGGGGTTTTTACCAGGTAACAAAGCAACtgtctacacatacatgtagcttcctgcttcaatgcatgcataACACTTACTATTATTTGATGTTATGTTTTGGAATAGATTTGTTAAAAGAAATTTCGTCAAAGTGTAACATTTTCTCAGTTACATCAAATTGATGAGATTTCAGGCCTTCTTTCTTAAAGGATGCATGAAGcccatgttttttatttcttaatacagagTAGGTGATGGGAATTAACATTTAAGATTACAAAAAAACTTTTCTCCGCTTTCATTTCAAGCgtctttgatttgatttcattgatgttttatgctgtactcaagaatatttcacttatacaatggctgccatcgtgatggtgggaagaaatcgggctaaacccatgaccatctggatgttgctgacagaccttcccacgtacaagcggagaggaagccagcatgagctggacgaacccaaggcaaccacattggtgggaggttcctggaaaatatgcataaaatagagaggTTAATAAGGAATGTAAAATATACCTcgaaatgacaattttttttctcctttttttttcgcttatcattcttcattttcctactctttgttttatagttcgtCTTCATGTGTCCTTTAAGGGTTCTGTTAATGTCATCATGATGATGTAAATGATATAAAGTTGATGATTGTTTCTGCTAAGGAAGAGAAATAATGACAATACACAGTGTGCACAAACCAGACAAAGGATTTTTGTTGCCACCTGTCGTTGCATTCACAATATGTTGAAATGAAATTCTTTCCTGGTATAATTTTCAGAAAACCTGACCCCATTAATACTTGAATCCCAGAAGCAGTTCAACTTTACTCATATTGTCAGTGGAGCAACAGCCTTTGGAAAGGTGGGTTTGTAACACTTCTTTCGATTTGTAAGATGTCTGATTGGTGGGTTCAAACTCAACCTTGGGATAGTGAAATTGCCGATTTGGTCTGGCAATTTGTttgaccttggtgacaaaaaacaGTTGGCAATGCTTGTATGGCTGTTGCACTGTATAACTTTCATTGAGTGAGCCTTGTTGAGCTGCAATtttatgtgcatacatgtgtgtcacatgtggaaatgtttgacagtaacttgccatatgttggtggtttaccactGGCACTCTACTGGTTTCCTTCTCCCATAAAATTAGATGTACCAGCATCgaagaagtaaaaaattatcaagtatgatgttaaacaacggtcaaattttaaatacttgaaaatacataaaactgacctaATTTGTCATAATATGAGGTTAtgaagaaaatatattaaatcccagtgaaataaatgaacatgaaGTGAATATGTGTATTATTACGGTAATGGTAATAATGCACAAACTCTGTACTCTGTGTTTAATGGAGTTAGCTCATTTTGAATGAAGTCATGTTTTAATCTCCACAGAGTTTATTACCTCGTGTAGCCGCCAAGTTAGACGTCTCCCCGATCTCTGATATCATAGATGTCAAGTCTGCGGACACTTTTGTCAGGACTATTTATGCAGGTAAATATCATCCAGGCTACTAAATTGACCTCCCTATAATGGCTAAAAAAATTACGACATATCACAAGTCCCAAATCTGCTTATACCTAAGGCTGTAATATTcattttacttttcatttcatttatttgccaCAAATAATTTCTGCAAATAATCTCATTTCTATGAATTAAATGAAGACAGTATAGTTGATTTATCTAGGCTAGATATCATGgtcataaaatggaaaataatttgGAATTTCTTGATGAACTATGTGATAAAGGTTCTGGACAAAACTCAACAGATTTTCACTTTGGAGGGctgaaaaaaagagagaggAAGAGTTTTAATGTATTCCAGATGATGGTCAACAATCTTCTTTGAATTCAACAGATTTTACTTTGGAGGGTGGAAACAAATttttgatgataataataacaaatgtgTGTGGAGGTATTTGTATTTCAGATTGTATTAACAAGTTTCTCTATGTTTTTCAGTGAACTGGGATATGAAATTCAgattttctgtatatatgtatgatttcaTATTTCATGATATTCACATAGCTATTCCTTTGTAGGCAATGCTATTCAGACATTAAAgtcaaaagataaaataaaggTTGTAACAGTTCGAGGAACAGCCTTTGATCCTGCAGAGCCCTCTGGTGGGAATGGAGCCACAGAGAAAGGTAAGGGAGATCATCTGTGTGTTTTCATTCGTTTTATGTGACTTATGGTATCGGTATGCACACAGGTGTTACACAGGTAATACATGAATCATTCATGGTGAAAAAGCTGTGAAAAGTCAGAAGAAATACAGAGAGGTTTATAATACCTCCTGGTAaactttaaaatgtataaagcaaAGTGTATATATGGGTATTTTAGCGTGGAATACTGTAGGTAGATGCTTGATACCTACAAATGCTTGAAAAGTTGATCAAAGTTTCTCAATGAATTCAGACACGAAATTTGAAAAGGGACAGCATGCTCTCAGTTTTGATGCTTATTCTACAATTATCTTTATCATATGCTTTCTAAAATACATggccatttctttatttacaaaGTGAAAAGACAAAGAATACAAATCGTTGGGACCTAGAATGTTAGAAAAGTGCTATCATGTTGGGTTTTTGCGTCATTGTCTGGATAATGATAATAACAAATCTTTATTGTATCCAAAATAATTACTTTGCCTTGTTTGGAATCATTCTTAAAAAGGTTTTATGATGTTATTTATGTTACATTATTGCATTGCATACAAACTTTTCCCCAGCTGGGATGATTAACTCCTTGAACTTTTATTCTAGATCAGACTCTGCAAAAATTAGAAGAACTCAATCTCATTTATCCCTGTAATTCTTGTGTTGTGCAGTACAGTTTTCagctgctgtaattcttcaacattttcgcacaTTTGCAGTGTGTTTATTCAGgcgtattctgaaggcactCCACCTGTGCAGAGTGATAAAATTTTTATGATGGCCTGAAATTGGtcagtccaaccaatgtaggtGTGTTTCCAAAATCCAAATATGAATGTTgatgaattgcactgaaagttgctcttttatatgtgaaaaggttaaatattgtaatgtttttgtAAAGCTGTTACCAGAGAAGGCTTAGTACACAAGGACATAATTGCACTTTGGTAtaacagaaagtgaaagtgactTTAGGCAGCTTAGCGTCctgaatgtacatgcacctgtgtATGATTTCTGTTTACATGGGTAATACTATAACTGTGTACTGTTCCCACCATACATCTAATTCTGTCCtctccatacacatgtacatctatttctGTTCTCACCATACATCTATTTCTGTTCACAGCTCCAGATGTGGCAGCAGACAGTGGACTATCAGAGTTTGTAGGACAAGAGTTGACCAAGAGTGACCGTCCAGAACTGACCAGTGCCAGTGTGGTCATCTCAGGAGGTAAGACCAGTGTTATGTCAGATGTCCAGGTGTGACCCACACACCTGTTACATTACAAATGTATTAGCCTGAAACatgatttgtttacatgttttatgttgATGCAAGACTTTGATATTTATGTTACTTGTCATGTTACCCTTTTATTAATGTGTTGAAAGATGTGGAAATCTTTGCCACACATCTGATTTTTGTAGAAGAAATAATATTGTTACATTTTAATCTTCAACTGCTgtaggtaaaacaccaatcaaatgaataaatcaactgCTGTGTAGGAGTGCTACTCATGAGCCAGTGCGATATCCCTTTTCTGAAAAAAGTATGTATGGGATCAGCCATGTTTTTAGAGGCATCCCACCAATTGTCTGCATGCACGTTTATAGCATTTTAGTACCATTCTCACCATAAGTTTAGCCAGAATTGAAATTATGACTACATTTCcacttttattttgtcttatcGCAATTGCTACGTTGGTTAGTTCTAAGGATTGGGTGTCAGTGATTTTCAAGCACCCAAAATACCAAACAAGCCACAGgctccgatagcacagttggtagagcatccgctgcgggagcggtagatccagggtcaatcctgcgtcgagtcatacctaagaccttaaaagagaaagctTCCtaccttggcgttcagcatgaaggggatagtgcaacgactggttgacccatatcagtataatggctcgggcagggcgtcatacttgccttcggtaacgcctctgagtgaagcagcactagataaaagagcggtggaaatccgtcctgcaacaaggaggcacattacatgtacatgcactctaagaattccttcgttgtcatataactggaaaattattaagtacgacgttaaaccccaagaactcaaTCACTCGCTCCCTCCAAACAAGACATGCTATTAAAATACATTCTTTTCAGAGCGCAACAAAAATCTCCTTCACTGGCTGATTTgttttggaaaaataaaaataaaaaaaaaatactaagtGATCCTTACTTCCATACTTAGACCTGTGATAGAGAATGAGCATGAGTTGTACATATGACATGTCTAAATCTGATCATCAAGGCTTTTTCagtgaagtattctttagtAGACTGCAAAACACCAGTCCAGTAAATGACTTATATGTGTATTAGAATTTAACCTCATTTTTCAGTTGCAGAATGAGAGCGGACACTTTtgacacagtacatatatgcataattTTATCCTGCAAGTTCTTCTCATTCTGTTTTCACCATTTTGACCTCATTTTTCAGTTGCAGAATGAGAGCGGAAACTTTTGACGCAGTACATATACGCATAATTTTATTCTGCAAGTTCTTCTTATTctgttttctccatttttaaCCTCTTCTGTTTTTATCCAGGCCGTGGGTTGAAGAATGGTGAGAACTTCCAGATGTTGTACGATCTTGCTGACAAGATGGGAGCTGCTGTGGGGGCGTCCAGGGCTGCAGTAGATGCAGGGTTTGTCCCTAATGACATGCAGGTTGGTCAGACGGGCAAGATTGTCGCTCcggtaagttttttttttttttttttgggatcAGAGGAACTTAATTTCACCAATACCTAAATACCTAAGTGTTTGACTTAATACTGCAGAGTAATCTCCCCTTAATCACTAACACGATTATCCACACAGTATAAACATGTAGTGTAAATTTTTAATAgtataaaattttacatgtatagtgtcttattttgacatacatgtgtttacaggGTGGCATTTTGTTGACGCAACAAATTTTATGAAGTTATATTTAAGATTGCTAAGAAAGTCACAGTGATCTGAAATGTGCAAGTTGGCAGCATGAGCAAATAAAAGTAACTGATTTATTATACTGaccatgtttaaaaaatatagtCTACATAGCCGTATGAGAGTTCTAAGGAGCTGTGAATTTGTTTGTGTGAGATTTTACTTTAAGGAGCTATATGCACTGTATTTAgtgagggttttttttcttacttgtaGGAGCTGTATATAGCTGTGGGTATATCAGGAGCCATCCAGCATCTGGCTGGGATGAAGGACTCCAAGGTTATTGTAGCTATAAACAAGGATCCAGAAGCCCCGATATTCCAGGTGGCTGACTATGGTCTTGTCGCAGATCTGTTTAAGGTGAGAAATGAGAAACCTGTTGATTATAATCCTACGGTGGATGACGTAACTTTCAGATATagaggtacatgtgtattgtgtggTGAAACGGGTTTAACCAATGGAAACATTCAGTAGTAGGGCATccatttcattggataagctGTCTTTGCTTTCGGATCTGGCCAATCACACAAGTGATTGTGGAGGTTAACTTTGTAACTGTTGAGCAAGTGACAGTCACATGACTGTACGGTGGAACTCTTTATACAGAGAACCAAGATGGCCAAGTAATATGTCAAGGAAGCTGTCTCATCAAAGGCAGTATTGTCCATCTCATTTTTGGAATGAACGTGGCCAGATGGTTAGCATGAtggcacagcacaatgactcaggactCTCTaaccaatgtggtggctgtgagttcaattctagctcatcctggcttcctctcctgttgCACTTGGGAAGGTCGAtcgatggttgtgggtgtcccTTGGGCTGGTGTGgtgtaagtgagatattcttaggtactgtgtaaaacactgttaaataaatcaataaataaacagaatgaaTCCTTGTTgagatttatgttttattattgcaGGCTGTCCCTGAGATGACAGAGGCCCTGAAATAATGGCAGCACATGAAGTAACTGCAGGAGATTTTTCTATTATTGCATCATTGCTAGTTTATTCAGGGAGATAAAATGTCTGGTCTGCAGGATACTCAGGCTACGGGCCTACAGGGATATAAGTCCTCGGTATCAAAAGGCTAGAtgattggtggaagaaaaatgGAAACTAAACACTTCAGATCTACCACAGTTTAGAACACTTGTTATTAAGCAATGTTGACGGACAGAGCATTGAAAGTAACCCgtacagaaatgaaaagaaGGGAGCcatcaaacattttgaaaattgtgtGATGACTTCAAATGAACAATTGACCATCAGATAAATCTTTCGATCACAAATTAATGCaattgtgtacataaatttgtttgtatcaGATTTCTGAGTTACATTGTAGCTTGTAATTGACATCAAATACATTGAGATAGATACATATTTAATCtccttgtgtttgtgtttttataatcCACTCTTCAACATATTGACCATGGTAATGTCTGGAAACATCTTGCCAGTGTTTGTACTTTATTACATACATTGAAGTCATTTGTTGAAATTACTCAAAGTACAGTGTAGTGGAAGATGTTAATTTTCAAGGTTCACCTACATTTTACAAATATCGCTAACTATTTAATAGGAGGAAATTGATTGGGGAGGGCACAACTGTATTTTAAGCCACTACCTGACAAATGCACTCTGGAATTACCTTGAGCATTGAGACAAGTATCTATGTGGTGTTATACGGTCTTAATTACACgtagaaagaagaaaaaaaatcaacattgaAGCCTCATATGCCCTCCTCTGGGATTCCCTCCTTCTAGAATTCTGCACAGGGTTTTGCGAAATATCCTTCAGGGATTCCCTTTTTTCCAGCATTCTGCAGAAGCTTTTGCTGATAGTCTTTCTTGATTCAGTAATTCATACTGAGGGAAATTTCATACCAAAAATTCAGCTATTACAAATACTTGTGTAAATATTAAAGCCCTAATTCACCCACTATCACATATCATTAAGAACAAAAGTGAGACATAGGGTTTTGAACTTGAATGGACTAAAACGTAGTTAACTGGAGGTTTATGTAAGGTCTTTAGACTGACATTGGCGGAGGATACCCAGGTTTTAGCGATTTAGCCGTAAGACAAGGTTCTGGTCTGGTGTGCTTTGGGTCTCCTCTGAGGAGAACAGGCCTGTGGGTGTGGGTGCCTATGGCCAAGTAGCGTGAGACTGATGGTTCTCGGGGAGCCTGACGGCATTGGTGGTGCAACCTCTTGGATGAAAGATTCTGGAACCtcgtggatgtacatgtgtgcacttTTACAAGTTATGGCGTAGGCCTATACGTAATCTCTCGCACGCAGCGCATTGAGAAAACCTTCCCTTTCAGTTATGCCTATTTTTTTATGCATCTGCAGAGTTGGACTTCAAACTGAGTCGCCAACTTATAATACGAATGTAAAGTTTGGTACTTATCGAACAAGTAAATAATGGGCAGTATGCTTTATCTCAGTGAAGTTCAGGCAAACTAGGAAGAACATCCACGTTTTATCTCAATTATAAAACTTGATATAGTCTAAAGAGTTAAGGTTTCATCCAATAAATATCTGAACTTAAATAAGAGATGCCGATTATATGTCACGTTTGTTAATAATTTATCGACAGTACGGAATGACACTGTGTGAGTATACAACCCTAGTCAAAAGCAGCGGAACACATACTTTCTGCACTATTACTATAGATTTGGAAATTTAAGAGCATGCATTGCCAAGagcattttttaaagtttacacaGATGGTATAATACGTTAAGTTCCTTTCATTTGGTTAAACTGTTATGCGCATATGGTCAGGTAATCCTTTCCTGCAGaccgttttttttctttccatcatccACATTTCTCCTATTTGGCTTGAATAAGTCAGTTCGATTTTAATACTTATAAGaacttattttttatgttttatatcaaAAAATTAACCTACCGCGTTGTGGATTGTGAACTTCTTAAATGTGGAtatcaggggaaataactctaaTAAGATAAATTAACAGTTATGTTTCCAACAGATCAAAGAAAGGCATCATAACTGAATGCTTTAagatatagtacatatatattcaaacGGCGGGCATGAATTAGGAAGAGAAAGCAACAAGCGAaatcgccatcgtataagtgaaaattcctgATTACAGCGTTAAGTAACATTCAGGTTAGGAATAAAAACATGAGTAAATGAAATTATTCATCAAGGCAATCAACAGACCATACTGCCCCCGATTGCACAGTTGGTCGAGCGTCagtttcgggagcggtagatccacggTCAACCCTgcgtcgagtcacacctaagactttaaaagagaaagttgtaacttcgtatcttggcgttcagcatgaaggagatagtgcaacgactggttgacccatatcagtataatggctcgggcagggctaCCTTATTTG is a genomic window containing:
- the LOC135472591 gene encoding electron transfer flavoprotein subunit alpha, mitochondrial-like, producing the protein MFATSCRTRLSHSLNLVRRLQSTLVVAEHNNEKLTPVTLNAITAASKMGGDLVCLVAGTQCAKVAEEASKIKGVKKILLADNEAFKGFLPENLTPLILESQKQFNFTHIVSGATAFGKSLLPRVAAKLDVSPISDIIDVKSADTFVRTIYAGNAIQTLKSKDKIKVVTVRGTAFDPAEPSGGNGATEKAPDVAADSGLSEFVGQELTKSDRPELTSASVVISGGRGLKNGENFQMLYDLADKMGAAVGASRAAVDAGFVPNDMQVGQTGKIVAPELYIAVGISGAIQHLAGMKDSKVIVAINKDPEAPIFQVADYGLVADLFKAVPEMTEALK